The Nitrospira sp. genome window below encodes:
- a CDS encoding A/G-specific adenine glycosylase, translating into MPARRPPNKKKPGKTGLPDRSAKRRFQLRLLKWYEEYGRDLPWRKTSDPYHILVSEVMLQQTQVDRVIPKYHEFLERYPSFEDLAEAPVADVKKTWYPLGYNIRPERLHGIACETVERYGGKLPNDADELLSFKGIGRYTAGAIRSFAFNEDAPILDTNVIRVLHRVFVAEGDPKAQKTMLWELSETLIPSGKGYDFNQALMDFGATVCTARDPYCLLCPMKSFCKTYPFKATPRERIGRL; encoded by the coding sequence ATGCCTGCAAGACGACCTCCCAACAAGAAAAAGCCCGGCAAGACCGGTCTACCCGACCGGTCTGCGAAGCGCCGATTCCAACTGCGTCTCCTGAAGTGGTATGAGGAATATGGCCGTGACTTGCCCTGGAGAAAGACGTCTGATCCTTACCATATTCTTGTTTCTGAAGTGATGCTCCAGCAGACTCAAGTCGATCGGGTGATCCCCAAGTACCACGAGTTTCTGGAACGCTATCCAAGTTTCGAAGACTTGGCGGAAGCTCCGGTCGCTGATGTCAAGAAGACGTGGTATCCCCTTGGGTACAACATTCGCCCGGAGCGGCTCCACGGGATCGCTTGCGAAACGGTGGAACGGTACGGAGGGAAGTTACCCAATGACGCTGACGAGTTGCTCTCATTCAAAGGGATCGGGCGTTATACTGCCGGGGCTATTCGCTCCTTCGCCTTCAATGAAGATGCGCCCATTTTGGACACGAACGTGATCCGTGTCTTACACAGGGTGTTTGTCGCTGAGGGTGATCCCAAAGCACAGAAGACGATGCTCTGGGAATTATCAGAAACCTTGATCCCGTCGGGGAAAGGGTACGACTTCAACCAGGCTCTCATGGACTTTGGAGCGACGGTCTGCACGGCGCGTGATCCTTATTGTCTGCTTTGTCCAATGAAGTCGTTCTGCAAGACGTATCCGTTCAAGGCGACGCCTCGGGAAAGGATCGGCCGATTATGA
- a CDS encoding PilZ domain-containing protein, whose amino-acid sequence MVVRKFPRFPVAISSTLVQRDKLRYNASVKDLSLKGCRLESTIRPFTGMQVELFLQLENGSPPIHVIKATVRWAGSQGIGMEFLAMEPTEHERLKRVVDQASVTAGQALIVPQDELPKT is encoded by the coding sequence ATGGTTGTTCGGAAATTCCCCCGCTTTCCTGTTGCAATTTCAAGCACGTTGGTTCAGAGAGACAAACTTCGATACAACGCTTCGGTCAAGGACCTGTCGCTGAAGGGCTGTCGGCTAGAGAGCACGATCCGCCCCTTCACCGGCATGCAGGTGGAACTGTTTCTTCAACTGGAAAACGGATCCCCACCAATCCACGTCATTAAAGCGACCGTCCGATGGGCCGGTTCACAGGGCATCGGCATGGAGTTTCTCGCGATGGAACCGACCGAACATGAACGACTCAAACGGGTAGTCGACCAAGCCTCCGTTACAGCAGGACAGGCGTTGATCGTTCCCCAAGACGAGCTGCCGAAGACGTAA
- a CDS encoding vitamin B12-dependent ribonucleotide reductase, which yields MKIDRRFTRRGQNPYEGITFVKRSSEIRNPDGSTVFKLENIDVPEAWSQLAVDILAQKYFRKAGVPQRDQNGQAAIDPDGKPVLGGERDARQVFERMAGCWTHWGKSYGYFKTPEDAESFHDEMCCMLARQMAAPNSPQWFNTGLHFAYGLSGPAQGHYYVDPQTREIVKATNAFEHPQPHACFIQSIEDDLVNENGIMDLWVREARLFKYGSGTGTNFSRLRGDGEKLSGGGRSSGLMSFLKIGDRAAGAIKSGGTTRRAAKMVCLDLDHPDIEEFIDWKVIEEQKVAAMVTGSRICAQRLNAVLKACHTVDGEGALRLDLDQKTNPVLREALISARRDMVPEAYVQRMFSYAQQGFTHFVFHEYDTNWDGKAYQTVSGQNSNNSVRIPNEFFTVLETDGDWQLKRRTDGKVCKTVRARELWDRIAWAAWICADPGTQYDTTINEWHTCPEDGRINASNPCSEYMFLDDTACNLASLNLTKFYTADGQFELEHFRHAVRLWTIALEISVLMASFPSRSIAEKSYRFRTLGLGYANVGTVLMRQGIPYDSPKALAICGAITAIMTGEAYGTSAEMAAELSPFPGYAKNRESMLRVIRNHRRAAYQVPHGEYEGLTIAPAGIRPEHCPPDMLLAARRAWDHALELGTAYGYRNAQVTVIAPTGTIGLVMDCDTTGIEPDFALVKFKKLAGGGYFKIINQSLPIALANLGYTDQQAQDIVRYCVGAQTLKGAPFINHDTLRQKGFDDTALGRLENSLGQAFEIQFAFNKFTLGDTFCLEKLGLTEAQLNETNFNMLKTLGFTQEEIAAANDFCCGTMTVEGAPHLKAEHLAVFDCANRCGRIGQRSIAVDAHIRMMAAAQPFISGAISKTINMPADATLEAVKAAYLLAWKSMVKAVALYRDGSKLSQPLSASTDNGKTVEAAAGVMELAERVTERVLVRYLAKRRPLPSRRSGYTQKAIVGGHKLYLRTGEYEDGTVGEIFLDMHKEGAAFRSLMNCFAIAISLGLQHGVPLEEFVEAFVFTRFEPNGPVKMNDRIKMSTSIIDYIFRELAVTYLDRYDLAQVKEEDLRMDAVKKDNMDPECFDEEADLDALAQSSIITEHLPIRRNGGKGNGHGNGHGVARHVEIMRETLTLTEVQSAKEAKVKGYEGDPCQECKQFTMVRNGTCLKCVTCGATSGCS from the coding sequence GTGAAAATTGATCGAAGATTTACCCGTCGCGGGCAGAATCCCTACGAGGGGATTACGTTTGTGAAGCGTTCGTCGGAGATTCGGAATCCCGACGGATCCACCGTATTTAAGCTCGAAAATATCGATGTTCCGGAGGCATGGTCTCAGCTTGCCGTCGACATATTGGCCCAGAAATACTTTCGGAAGGCCGGAGTCCCGCAGCGCGATCAGAATGGGCAGGCGGCCATCGACCCGGATGGCAAGCCGGTGTTGGGTGGTGAGCGAGACGCTCGCCAAGTCTTCGAACGCATGGCCGGGTGCTGGACCCATTGGGGCAAATCCTATGGGTATTTCAAGACGCCGGAAGATGCCGAGTCTTTTCACGATGAAATGTGCTGCATGCTGGCGCGCCAAATGGCCGCGCCGAATTCTCCTCAATGGTTCAATACAGGCCTTCATTTTGCCTATGGGTTATCGGGACCGGCACAAGGACATTATTACGTCGATCCCCAGACTCGCGAAATTGTGAAAGCCACCAATGCCTTCGAACACCCTCAGCCTCATGCCTGTTTCATTCAATCAATCGAGGATGATCTGGTGAATGAAAACGGGATCATGGATCTTTGGGTCCGGGAGGCGAGGTTGTTCAAATATGGTTCCGGGACCGGGACTAATTTTTCGAGACTGCGCGGGGATGGCGAAAAGCTTTCCGGTGGCGGGCGGTCTTCAGGCCTCATGTCTTTCCTGAAGATCGGGGATCGAGCCGCCGGAGCGATCAAGTCCGGAGGGACGACGCGCCGCGCCGCCAAGATGGTCTGTTTGGACCTCGATCATCCGGACATCGAAGAATTCATCGATTGGAAAGTCATCGAAGAACAAAAAGTCGCGGCGATGGTGACGGGCTCAAGGATTTGTGCACAGCGCCTCAACGCCGTGCTGAAAGCTTGTCATACGGTCGATGGCGAGGGTGCTCTCAGGTTGGACCTCGATCAGAAGACCAACCCGGTCTTGCGTGAGGCCTTGATCTCGGCCCGTCGGGATATGGTGCCCGAGGCGTATGTCCAACGAATGTTTTCCTATGCACAGCAAGGCTTCACACATTTTGTGTTTCATGAGTATGACACGAATTGGGACGGGAAGGCCTATCAGACCGTCTCCGGGCAAAATTCGAACAACAGTGTCAGAATCCCCAATGAGTTTTTCACCGTTCTCGAAACCGACGGCGATTGGCAGCTCAAACGCCGAACGGACGGCAAAGTCTGTAAGACCGTCAGGGCGCGGGAGCTGTGGGACCGGATCGCTTGGGCGGCCTGGATTTGTGCTGATCCTGGCACTCAATACGATACCACCATCAACGAGTGGCATACCTGTCCGGAAGACGGCCGCATCAACGCCTCGAACCCCTGTTCCGAATACATGTTTTTGGATGATACAGCCTGCAATCTCGCCTCCCTCAATCTCACAAAGTTTTACACCGCCGACGGGCAGTTCGAACTGGAACATTTCCGCCATGCCGTTCGGTTGTGGACGATTGCACTGGAAATCAGCGTGTTGATGGCTTCCTTCCCGAGCCGGTCCATCGCTGAAAAGAGCTATCGGTTCCGGACGCTCGGGTTGGGGTACGCGAATGTGGGGACCGTGCTCATGCGACAAGGGATCCCTTATGATTCACCCAAGGCCCTGGCGATTTGTGGAGCCATCACGGCCATCATGACCGGGGAAGCATACGGGACGTCGGCTGAAATGGCTGCCGAATTGTCGCCCTTCCCGGGGTACGCAAAAAATCGAGAGTCCATGCTGCGTGTTATTCGTAATCACCGTCGGGCGGCTTACCAGGTGCCTCATGGGGAATATGAAGGTCTGACGATCGCTCCTGCGGGAATCCGTCCCGAGCATTGTCCTCCCGACATGCTTCTTGCTGCCAGACGAGCGTGGGATCACGCGCTTGAATTAGGAACGGCGTATGGATACCGCAATGCACAAGTGACAGTCATCGCTCCGACCGGCACAATTGGGTTGGTCATGGACTGTGATACCACAGGGATTGAACCGGATTTCGCTCTGGTGAAGTTTAAGAAACTGGCCGGTGGTGGGTACTTCAAGATCATCAATCAAAGTTTGCCGATTGCGCTGGCCAACCTCGGGTATACGGACCAGCAAGCACAGGATATTGTCCGGTACTGTGTCGGTGCCCAGACGCTCAAAGGTGCACCGTTCATCAATCACGACACGCTGCGTCAGAAGGGATTCGATGACACAGCCTTGGGCCGTTTGGAGAACAGTTTGGGGCAGGCGTTCGAAATTCAGTTCGCGTTCAATAAGTTTACGCTGGGAGACACGTTCTGTCTCGAAAAGCTTGGCTTGACCGAGGCCCAGCTGAATGAAACGAACTTCAACATGCTGAAGACGCTCGGTTTTACGCAAGAAGAGATCGCCGCTGCAAACGATTTCTGCTGCGGGACGATGACGGTAGAGGGCGCGCCGCATTTGAAGGCTGAACACCTTGCGGTATTCGACTGTGCCAATCGGTGCGGACGAATCGGACAACGCTCCATCGCCGTCGATGCGCATATCCGCATGATGGCCGCAGCACAGCCGTTCATCAGCGGCGCGATCAGCAAGACCATCAACATGCCGGCCGACGCCACGCTCGAAGCCGTCAAGGCTGCCTATTTGCTTGCTTGGAAGAGCATGGTCAAAGCGGTCGCACTGTATCGTGACGGGTCAAAGCTGAGTCAGCCATTGAGTGCCTCGACAGACAATGGAAAGACCGTGGAGGCGGCTGCCGGCGTGATGGAGCTGGCGGAGAGAGTCACCGAACGGGTGCTCGTTCGGTACCTCGCCAAGCGACGCCCACTACCGAGTCGCCGAAGTGGATACACTCAAAAAGCAATTGTCGGAGGACATAAGCTCTACCTGCGCACCGGTGAGTATGAGGATGGGACGGTCGGGGAAATCTTTTTGGACATGCACAAGGAGGGGGCGGCATTCAGAAGCCTGATGAATTGTTTTGCCATCGCCATCTCTCTGGGACTTCAGCACGGCGTGCCATTGGAAGAATTCGTCGAGGCGTTCGTCTTTACACGGTTTGAGCCGAACGGTCCTGTCAAAATGAACGATCGAATCAAGATGTCGACCTCGATCATCGATTATATCTTCCGTGAATTGGCCGTTACGTATCTCGATCGGTATGACCTCGCCCAGGTGAAAGAAGAAGATCTACGCATGGATGCCGTGAAGAAAGACAATATGGATCCCGAATGCTTCGATGAAGAAGCGGATCTTGATGCACTGGCTCAATCCTCCATTATTACGGAACATCTTCCCATCCGCCGGAACGGTGGAAAAGGAAATGGCCATGGAAACGGACACGGTGTTGCCAGACACGTGGAGATCATGCGCGAGACGCTCACCCTGACGGAGGTCCAAAGCGCGAAAGAGGCCAAAGTCAAGGGCTACGAAGGGGACCCCTGCCAAGAATGCAAGCAATTTACCATGGTTCGTAACGGTACTTGTCTCAAATGTGTGACGTGCGGCGCAACGAGCGGATGTTCATAA
- a CDS encoding 3'-5' exonuclease produces MKVVLDIETVQATRDEWARLLGKPQANESSYPPEGGFDLFAAGAAEEQRRAEDESYAKSAFDGTFSRIVCIGMLEFSDQLEARSAVAWFGANERELLRQFWARLAQDRPALYITHNGLGFDLPFIKKRSTINQVKPSLDINLAKFRTEPVYDTMAVWSNWDMRGWVKLDVLARALQVDTKSGSGEQVAEMWEKRQGRELAQYCLQDTYVTYACYCRMNFRQPLSREVVLLQPELYDVG; encoded by the coding sequence ATGAAGGTGGTGCTCGACATTGAAACCGTCCAGGCCACGCGCGATGAATGGGCCCGCCTATTGGGGAAGCCTCAGGCAAACGAATCGTCCTATCCGCCAGAAGGGGGCTTCGATCTCTTTGCGGCAGGAGCCGCTGAAGAGCAACGTCGTGCGGAGGACGAGTCCTACGCGAAGTCAGCGTTCGATGGGACCTTCAGCCGCATCGTCTGTATCGGTATGCTGGAGTTTTCCGATCAGCTGGAAGCGCGCAGCGCCGTCGCCTGGTTTGGGGCGAACGAACGGGAGCTGCTCCGTCAATTTTGGGCGAGATTGGCCCAGGACCGTCCTGCCTTGTACATCACGCATAACGGGCTTGGCTTTGATCTCCCTTTTATCAAGAAGCGGTCCACCATCAATCAAGTGAAACCAAGCCTCGACATCAACCTCGCAAAATTCCGTACCGAACCGGTCTATGACACGATGGCCGTCTGGAGTAATTGGGACATGAGGGGTTGGGTCAAGCTCGATGTATTGGCCCGCGCATTACAGGTCGACACGAAGTCGGGCAGTGGAGAACAAGTCGCCGAAATGTGGGAGAAGAGACAAGGTCGCGAGCTTGCACAATACTGTCTGCAAGATACCTATGTGACCTATGCCTGCTATTGTCGCATGAACTTTCGTCAGCCGCTGTCCAGGGAGGTTGTGCTGCTGCAGCCTGAGCTCTACGATGTCGGTTGA
- the miaB gene encoding tRNA (N6-isopentenyl adenosine(37)-C2)-methylthiotransferase MiaB, with protein sequence MILKIAPQVHIETFGCQMNESDSELVRSMLKREGFVFTEERERADVILVNTCAIRENAHNKIYAHLSELKALKKQRPLVVGVLGCMAQNLKSTLTEKEPLIDVLAGPDAYRQLPSLLTTALEAQEQGLSQKGFALDLSEYETYEGIMPDRDGRVNAWITVMRGCDNFCSFCVVPYTRGRERSRDPRSILLEAREASARGFRQITLLGQNVNSYRHEDWDFARLITAVADTSGIDRVRFTSPHPKDFPTALIEAIATHPKICKHIHLPLQAGSDRILELMGRTYTGAEYLTLVDRIRSTVPDVVLTTDIICGFCSESDEDFRATALMVEQAQFDSAYIFKYSERKHTIAARKYTDDVPDQVKGMRVAQLVETQRRITLERNRRYIGKAMEVLVEGDATRSSTQAMGKTDGNITVVWDKSTGHFEPGTLTTKLIFDASAATLYGE encoded by the coding sequence ATGATCCTAAAGATCGCTCCACAAGTTCATATCGAAACCTTCGGCTGCCAGATGAACGAGTCCGACAGCGAACTCGTTCGTTCGATGCTCAAGCGAGAAGGGTTTGTCTTCACTGAGGAACGTGAACGGGCCGACGTCATATTGGTCAACACCTGTGCCATCAGAGAGAACGCGCACAACAAGATCTACGCCCATCTCTCCGAGTTGAAAGCACTCAAAAAGCAGCGCCCGCTCGTCGTCGGCGTCCTCGGCTGTATGGCCCAGAATCTGAAAAGCACCCTGACCGAAAAGGAACCGCTCATCGACGTCTTGGCCGGTCCGGATGCCTACCGCCAACTTCCTTCGTTGCTGACAACTGCGCTTGAAGCCCAAGAACAGGGACTCTCCCAAAAAGGATTTGCGCTCGATCTGTCGGAGTATGAAACCTATGAAGGGATCATGCCTGATCGCGACGGCAGGGTGAATGCCTGGATCACCGTGATGCGAGGCTGCGATAATTTTTGTTCCTTCTGCGTCGTCCCCTATACCAGGGGACGTGAGCGGTCACGTGATCCGAGGTCCATTCTGCTTGAAGCACGCGAGGCTTCCGCACGAGGATTCAGGCAAATCACATTGCTCGGCCAGAACGTCAATTCCTACCGCCATGAAGACTGGGACTTCGCCAGACTGATCACCGCCGTGGCGGATACATCAGGGATCGATCGGGTACGGTTTACCTCGCCGCACCCAAAGGACTTTCCCACCGCGCTGATCGAAGCCATTGCTACACACCCAAAAATCTGTAAGCACATTCATTTGCCTCTTCAAGCAGGAAGCGATCGGATTCTGGAACTGATGGGACGAACCTATACAGGAGCCGAGTATCTTACGTTGGTCGATCGCATTCGAAGCACCGTCCCCGATGTCGTCCTGACCACAGATATCATCTGTGGTTTCTGTTCCGAGTCGGATGAGGACTTTCGAGCCACAGCACTTATGGTAGAACAAGCCCAGTTCGACTCAGCCTATATCTTCAAATACTCAGAGCGGAAGCATACGATCGCGGCTAGGAAATATACCGACGATGTCCCTGATCAAGTCAAAGGCATGCGTGTCGCTCAACTCGTAGAGACTCAACGCCGCATTACCTTGGAGCGCAACCGCCGATACATCGGAAAGGCCATGGAGGTGTTGGTCGAAGGTGATGCGACCCGATCGTCAACCCAGGCAATGGGGAAAACCGACGGAAATATCACGGTCGTATGGGATAAGAGCACCGGCCACTTCGAACCAGGCACTTTGACGACGAAACTCATCTTTGATGCCTCGGCTGCGACCCTTTATGGCGAATGA
- a CDS encoding DUF4359 domain-containing protein — translation MSLLRLSVIVVALAGAIGLALSNPTTDDYLRFVEQELSKAIDRMDRGAPTREQQFIRQVFQSQSKKLLESIVRPNTARQNWGIASRYETQVADTKVVVLGLGGRFIPLQGVEEATLKIGRMAF, via the coding sequence ATGAGCCTCCTTCGTTTGAGCGTGATCGTCGTTGCACTCGCAGGCGCGATCGGTCTGGCGTTATCGAATCCGACCACGGATGATTATTTACGCTTCGTTGAACAGGAATTGAGCAAAGCGATAGACCGAATGGACCGGGGTGCACCGACTCGAGAACAACAATTTATTCGACAGGTGTTTCAGTCGCAAAGTAAGAAGCTTCTCGAATCCATCGTGAGGCCCAATACGGCGCGACAGAACTGGGGAATTGCGAGCCGGTATGAAACACAGGTGGCGGATACCAAAGTCGTCGTTCTGGGTCTCGGCGGTCGATTCATTCCCCTTCAAGGTGTCGAGGAAGCGACGCTGAAAATCGGACGAATGGCCTTCTAA
- the mtaB gene encoding tRNA (N(6)-L-threonylcarbamoyladenosine(37)-C(2))-methylthiotransferase MtaB: MVTTRASLHTLGCRLNQAETSILGEGLRRKGFKLVEFGQPTDLLVLNTCAVTEDAERTSRYLIRKTLKHSPHAFIAVTGCYAQTGMDRLRQQTGIDLIVGHQFKLDLPTYLPPAHELRKRSNVEIHHTKTIVRGDFELPHFAESDSTRALLKVQDGCSAMCSFCIIPFARGHERSRTFDDIQREVETLAARGYREIVLTGVNIGQYAHQGRDFCSLLRWLDQAADFERIRISSIEPTTVSEELLDLLASSKKLCPYLHIPLQSGDDQILQAMNRRHTVKSYIKLIERALVTIPGLGLGTDLLVGFPGESETAFQNTMAVAADVPFSYLHVFPYSLRPGTAAMRLKQRVPSASVKKRTDLLVALDRAKRLAHHNKQIGKTLSVLFEAGGRDAYHFGTTPNFTRVGIAVSEDFQNQILPVLITAATDRCTFGHVASAQTARPSIVSL; encoded by the coding sequence ATGGTGACGACCCGTGCATCTCTTCATACGCTCGGCTGCCGCTTGAATCAAGCTGAAACCTCGATCCTTGGGGAAGGGCTCAGACGAAAAGGGTTTAAGCTCGTCGAGTTCGGCCAACCGACGGATCTCCTTGTTCTCAACACCTGTGCGGTCACGGAAGACGCCGAACGGACATCGCGATATCTGATCCGGAAGACCTTGAAACACTCTCCCCATGCCTTTATCGCGGTGACAGGGTGCTACGCCCAAACGGGCATGGACCGCCTCAGACAGCAAACGGGGATCGATCTCATCGTGGGCCACCAATTCAAGCTCGATCTGCCGACCTATCTTCCTCCCGCCCATGAGCTACGGAAACGATCGAACGTAGAGATTCATCATACCAAAACGATTGTGCGTGGAGACTTCGAGCTGCCGCATTTCGCGGAATCGGACTCCACCCGTGCATTGCTCAAAGTACAGGACGGCTGCAGCGCGATGTGCAGCTTCTGCATTATCCCGTTTGCACGGGGTCACGAGCGAAGCAGAACTTTTGATGACATCCAGCGAGAAGTCGAGACCTTAGCCGCTCGCGGATACCGGGAAATCGTGTTGACTGGAGTAAACATCGGGCAGTACGCGCACCAAGGCCGGGACTTTTGTTCGTTGCTTCGTTGGCTCGATCAAGCGGCCGACTTCGAACGTATCCGCATCTCTTCAATCGAACCCACAACAGTCAGCGAGGAATTACTCGACCTCCTCGCCTCGTCGAAGAAACTCTGTCCTTATCTTCACATCCCCTTGCAAAGCGGTGACGATCAGATTTTGCAGGCTATGAATCGCCGCCATACGGTCAAGAGCTATATCAAACTGATTGAAAGGGCTCTCGTAACCATCCCCGGCCTCGGCCTTGGGACTGATCTTCTGGTAGGATTCCCCGGGGAATCTGAGACCGCGTTTCAAAATACGATGGCCGTCGCCGCTGATGTTCCATTCTCCTATCTCCACGTATTTCCATACTCCCTACGTCCCGGAACTGCTGCAATGCGCCTGAAACAACGTGTCCCCTCTGCATCGGTGAAGAAGCGCACCGATCTCCTCGTGGCTCTCGACAGAGCCAAGCGACTCGCCCATCACAACAAACAGATCGGCAAGACGCTCTCGGTCCTTTTCGAAGCTGGGGGTCGAGATGCCTATCATTTCGGCACAACCCCAAACTTCACACGAGTGGGAATCGCAGTTTCCGAGGATTTCCAGAATCAAATCTTGCCGGTCCTGATCACAGCCGCAACAGACCGTTGCACGTTTGGCCATGTCGCTTCTGCTCAAACAGCGCGACCTTCCATAGTATCGCTATGA
- a CDS encoding (deoxy)nucleoside triphosphate pyrophosphohydrolase, with translation MKVIEVAAGLIHRDGRYLIARRKPGGHLAGFWEFPGGKREPGESLTDCLQRELFEELSIRVDLVIPYRIIQHDYLDRIIELHFIRCAIGQGEPLPIGCEEIRWVYPEDLTHFKFPPADYAIIEALRREALGVSR, from the coding sequence ATGAAAGTCATCGAAGTGGCAGCGGGCCTCATCCACCGTGACGGTCGTTATTTGATTGCCCGTCGAAAGCCCGGCGGTCACTTAGCCGGTTTCTGGGAGTTCCCTGGCGGAAAACGAGAACCGGGAGAATCGTTAACAGACTGTTTGCAACGGGAGCTGTTTGAAGAGCTGAGCATTCGCGTCGACCTTGTTATTCCGTACCGGATCATCCAGCATGATTATCTCGATCGCATCATAGAGTTGCATTTTATTCGATGTGCTATTGGACAGGGGGAGCCGCTGCCTATCGGCTGTGAAGAAATCCGATGGGTGTACCCCGAAGATCTTACGCATTTTAAGTTCCCGCCGGCAGACTACGCGATTATCGAAGCCTTACGACGCGAGGCGCTCGGAGTTTCACGATGA
- a CDS encoding MFS transporter, giving the protein MKQGAFDLAGLMNRRILVMLPLGFASGLPLALTSGTLQAWLTVEGVDLKTIGIFTMVGLPYTLKFLWAPVMDRVIPPWFGRRRGWMVLTQLCVAIGLVFMAVTNPRIHPGWMAAYALLVAFLAASLDIVFDAYRTETLRPHERGLGAAVWVNGYRIALLASGAGALVLADHVGWQMTYLAMAAVMLAGLVIVLISPDPTLVAEAPKSMREAVGAPLAEFFARPHALGFLAVIILYKLGDAFASTLQTAFLIGGLGFSATEVGAVKGLGVFATLLGAFFGGLLMTRAGLVRSLLIFGVLQAVSNLGFVALALVGKDSTVLTAAVVIENVTGGMGTAAFVALVMSLCDPRYTATQFALLSSLEALGRVFAGRPSADVVALVGWTQFFILTVVVALPGLWAVWRIRRVLEPEPETVLRHSVTKPAGSPVSDRL; this is encoded by the coding sequence GTGAAACAAGGAGCGTTCGATCTTGCCGGTCTCATGAATCGGCGCATCTTGGTGATGCTGCCCTTGGGTTTTGCGTCAGGTCTCCCTCTTGCGCTCACGTCCGGGACCTTACAGGCCTGGCTTACAGTGGAAGGAGTCGACCTTAAGACCATCGGTATTTTCACCATGGTCGGCCTTCCCTATACGCTCAAGTTCCTTTGGGCTCCCGTGATGGACCGTGTGATCCCTCCCTGGTTCGGCCGGCGGCGCGGCTGGATGGTCCTAACACAACTCTGTGTCGCGATCGGCTTGGTGTTTATGGCCGTGACCAATCCACGGATTCACCCTGGATGGATGGCGGCCTATGCCCTGCTCGTCGCGTTTCTTGCCGCTTCATTGGACATTGTGTTTGATGCTTATCGAACGGAAACGCTTCGTCCTCACGAGCGTGGATTGGGTGCCGCCGTGTGGGTGAACGGCTATCGAATCGCTTTGTTGGCCTCCGGAGCCGGCGCGTTGGTCCTTGCCGATCATGTGGGCTGGCAGATGACGTATCTGGCAATGGCAGCCGTCATGCTGGCTGGGTTGGTTATCGTATTGATCAGCCCGGACCCCACACTTGTCGCTGAGGCTCCAAAAAGTATGAGAGAGGCGGTCGGTGCGCCGCTTGCGGAATTCTTTGCTCGGCCTCATGCGCTTGGCTTCTTGGCCGTGATTATCCTCTATAAACTTGGAGACGCCTTTGCGTCTACGCTCCAGACGGCCTTCCTGATCGGGGGACTCGGCTTTTCCGCGACGGAGGTAGGCGCCGTGAAGGGGTTAGGGGTTTTTGCGACATTGTTGGGAGCTTTTTTCGGCGGACTCTTGATGACCAGAGCCGGCCTCGTGCGCTCCCTCTTGATCTTCGGAGTTTTGCAAGCGGTCTCAAACCTGGGATTTGTCGCATTGGCCTTGGTAGGTAAGGATTCGACTGTGCTAACGGCAGCAGTGGTGATCGAAAATGTGACGGGAGGAATGGGCACAGCTGCATTCGTGGCGCTGGTGATGTCGCTTTGCGATCCTCGGTATACGGCGACTCAGTTCGCGCTACTATCTTCGTTAGAGGCGTTGGGAAGGGTTTTTGCCGGTCGCCCGTCGGCGGATGTCGTGGCCCTCGTCGGCTGGACGCAGTTTTTTATCTTGACGGTGGTGGTGGCACTCCCAGGTCTCTGGGCCGTCTGGCGGATCCGGCGTGTGCTTGAACCAGAACCGGAGACGGTCCTGCGCCACTCAGTCACGAAGCCTGCAGGCTCGCCGGTTTCCGATCGTCTATGA